One segment of Nocardia farcinica DNA contains the following:
- a CDS encoding class I SAM-dependent methyltransferase, giving the protein MTTFKDRSDVFADLGTKLSIAEIFETLIDGEVPIRLTAYDGSSTGPADSRYSLDIRTPRGINYLATAPGDLGMARAYISGDMTAGGVHPGDPYEALKALQNMKFRRPSALALVTIARSLGWERLKPVAPPPQETLPRWRRIAFEGLRHTKGRDAEAIHHHYDVSNTFYEYVLGPSMTYTCAVYGDENWTLEQAQENKYRLIFDKLRLKEGDRLLDIGCGWGGMVRYAARRGVRVIGATLSAEQADWAQKKIAEEGLGDLAEVRHCDYRDVPETDFDAVSSIGLTEHIGVHNYPFYFGYIKSKLRDGGLFLNHCITRPDNTRSTKAGDFIDRYVFPDGELIGSGRIISDIQNVGLEVLHEENLREHYALTLHEWCKNLVANWDACVAEVGEGTAKVWGLYMAGSRLGFQRNVVQLHQVLGVKLPADGDWTVPLRPWWKP; this is encoded by the coding sequence ATGACGACATTCAAGGACCGTTCCGACGTCTTCGCGGATCTCGGTACCAAGCTCAGCATTGCCGAGATCTTCGAGACCCTGATCGACGGCGAGGTCCCGATCCGGCTGACCGCCTACGACGGCAGCTCGACCGGACCCGCCGATTCGCGGTATTCCCTCGACATCCGCACCCCGCGCGGCATCAACTACCTGGCGACCGCGCCGGGCGACCTCGGTATGGCGCGCGCCTACATCTCCGGCGACATGACCGCGGGCGGGGTCCACCCGGGCGACCCGTACGAGGCGCTGAAGGCCCTGCAGAACATGAAGTTCCGGCGGCCCTCGGCGCTGGCGCTGGTGACCATCGCCCGCTCGCTGGGCTGGGAGCGGCTCAAGCCGGTCGCGCCGCCGCCGCAGGAGACCCTGCCGCGCTGGCGCCGCATCGCCTTCGAGGGCCTGCGGCACACCAAGGGCCGCGACGCCGAGGCGATCCACCACCACTACGACGTCTCGAACACCTTCTACGAGTACGTGCTCGGCCCCTCGATGACCTACACCTGCGCGGTCTACGGCGACGAGAACTGGACCCTGGAGCAGGCGCAGGAGAACAAGTACCGGCTGATCTTCGACAAGCTGCGGCTGAAGGAAGGCGACCGGCTGCTCGACATCGGCTGCGGCTGGGGCGGCATGGTGCGCTATGCCGCCCGGCGTGGAGTGCGCGTGATCGGCGCGACGCTGTCGGCCGAGCAGGCCGACTGGGCGCAGAAGAAGATCGCCGAGGAGGGCCTGGGCGACCTGGCCGAGGTGCGCCACTGCGACTACCGCGACGTGCCGGAGACCGATTTCGACGCGGTGTCCTCGATCGGGCTCACCGAACACATCGGCGTGCACAACTACCCGTTCTACTTCGGCTACATCAAGAGCAAGCTGCGCGACGGCGGCCTGTTCCTCAACCACTGCATCACCCGCCCGGACAACACCCGCAGCACCAAGGCCGGTGACTTCATCGACCGCTACGTCTTCCCCGACGGCGAACTGATCGGTTCCGGGCGCATCATCTCCGACATCCAGAACGTCGGACTCGAGGTGCTGCACGAGGAGAACCTGCGCGAGCACTACGCGCTCACGCTGCACGAATGGTGCAAGAACCTGGTCGCCAACTGGGACGCCTGCGTCGCCGAGGTCGGCGAGGGCACCGCCAAGGTGTGGGGCCTGTACATGGCCGGTTCGCGGCTGGGCTTCCAGCGCAATGTCGTGCAGCTGCACCAGGTACTCGGCGTCAAGCTGCCCGCCGACGGCGACTGGACGGTGCCGCTGCGCCCCTGGTGGAAGCCCTAG
- a CDS encoding serine/threonine-protein kinase produces the protein MKRQSRSAGSEPEAAQDDSSDREADAGRADAAPAGRHNEPTQRNEPIGIADELEAAGLSGAVEIGRGGFGVVYRCLQTALERVVAVKVLPPDMDAESRERFLREEQAMGRLSGHPNIVDILQVDVTASGLPFIVMPYCTHGSLEQLIHEQGPLGWADTLRVGVKLAGAIESAHRAQILHRDVKPGNVLLSSYGEPQLTDFGIARIPGGFRTSSSMITGSPAFTAPEVLKGEEPTVRSDVYGLGATLFALLTGHAAFERQAGEKVVAQFLRITTQPVPDLREQDIPAPVAEAIERAMSPDPQQRPESAFEFGEMLRAAQRALGQLPDEMALLDTAVLLDDLGEVRATEPHPSIRTQFSTRARPSVTARRSWPLTLRPNVSQHPPGATSTTPPPTAATKFRPPTPARAPVPRPRLLEVLRAGGRRRLALIHAPAGFGKSTVAAQWRAELTDQGVPVAWIGLDHDDDNEVWFLAHLLQAIHRVRPAIGAGLDQALEERPADAVAFVISTLIDEVHAGGETIVVVIEDWHRITDPGAHRAMAALLDNGCHHLRFVVTSRDQSGLPVNSMRVHDELVEIGSAQLRLTRAETGQILVERNGFELTDKQVEQIHRVTDGWPAAVQLVSLALRGNPDPQRLISALPEGGHGIREYLAENVLDTLEPRMLDFLTAISVTERVNASLAAALSEDSEAELLLAQAEQRELFLRRIEHDPEWYRMQPLFAEHLRARLERTDAAQLRALHRKASRWYAEHQFLRKSVDHALAATDLKLALDLVEGGGMDLIDGSRLATLLGTVSKLPVQQVTSRSKLLMAVARANVNLQQSGAARSALGKLTNMLPGGSGEDETNRQRCEAAVLAAADAVTRDQTDGVLDQVADCLDNPDDLPAWTVSTAANVVSYVRLCTFDFDGARQIQEWAQPYHEKSKDPLGTVFGLCAQGAAAYEQLDIPGANDYFERAWEVAHSRAGPRSHGVRVASAMLGELTYRAGDLATADRLLDESHQLVTRVGTVDFLLATFVTGARVKAVRGDLATAAARLEEGERIAREYELPRLAAHVRAERLRLGLPVEPATESGPGPGLRRATGVAALIAEAEETAAVRAMLAARPSHTDDAPVRRARALYGRTTEQGRPRAELDTALLLAETLAASGWVGEATAMLVPAAQVCARLGWPRPLLDAGPRVVAILRVLRGELHLSPENADETRLPTHFLDEVLG, from the coding sequence GTGAAGCGTCAGTCGCGTTCGGCAGGTTCCGAACCCGAAGCCGCCCAGGACGATTCGAGCGACCGGGAGGCCGATGCCGGTCGCGCCGACGCCGCGCCCGCGGGCAGGCACAACGAACCGACCCAGCGCAACGAACCGATCGGTATCGCCGACGAACTCGAGGCTGCCGGACTGTCCGGTGCGGTGGAGATCGGCCGCGGTGGTTTCGGCGTGGTGTATCGGTGCCTGCAGACCGCACTGGAGCGCGTCGTCGCGGTCAAGGTGCTCCCACCGGACATGGACGCCGAGAGCCGCGAGCGGTTCCTGCGCGAGGAGCAGGCGATGGGCAGGCTCTCCGGCCACCCGAACATCGTCGACATCCTGCAGGTCGATGTCACCGCCAGCGGGTTGCCGTTCATCGTGATGCCCTACTGCACGCACGGTTCGCTCGAACAACTCATCCACGAGCAGGGTCCGCTGGGTTGGGCCGACACGCTGCGCGTCGGGGTGAAGCTGGCGGGGGCCATCGAGAGCGCGCACCGCGCGCAGATCCTGCACCGCGACGTCAAACCGGGCAACGTGCTGCTCAGCAGTTACGGCGAACCGCAGCTCACCGATTTCGGGATCGCGCGTATCCCGGGCGGTTTCCGCACCTCGAGCAGCATGATCACCGGCTCGCCCGCCTTCACCGCGCCCGAGGTGCTCAAGGGCGAGGAACCGACCGTGCGCTCGGACGTCTACGGGCTGGGCGCGACGCTGTTCGCGCTGCTCACCGGGCACGCCGCGTTCGAGCGGCAGGCCGGGGAGAAGGTGGTGGCGCAGTTCCTGCGGATCACCACCCAGCCGGTGCCCGACCTGCGTGAGCAGGACATTCCGGCGCCGGTGGCCGAGGCGATCGAGCGGGCCATGTCGCCGGATCCGCAGCAGCGGCCGGAGTCGGCGTTCGAGTTCGGGGAGATGCTGCGCGCGGCCCAGCGCGCCCTCGGGCAGCTGCCCGACGAGATGGCGTTGCTGGATACCGCGGTGCTGCTCGACGACCTGGGCGAGGTACGGGCGACCGAACCCCATCCCTCGATCCGGACCCAGTTCTCCACCCGGGCCAGGCCGTCGGTGACGGCGCGGCGCAGCTGGCCGTTGACGCTGCGGCCGAACGTCTCCCAACATCCGCCGGGCGCCACCAGCACCACCCCGCCGCCGACCGCGGCCACCAAGTTCCGGCCACCGACGCCGGCCAGGGCGCCGGTGCCGCGCCCGCGCCTGCTGGAGGTGCTGCGGGCGGGCGGGCGGCGCAGGTTGGCGTTGATCCACGCGCCCGCGGGGTTCGGCAAGAGCACCGTCGCCGCGCAGTGGCGGGCCGAGCTGACCGACCAGGGTGTCCCGGTGGCCTGGATCGGGCTGGACCACGACGACGACAACGAGGTGTGGTTCCTGGCGCACCTGCTGCAGGCCATCCACCGGGTGCGGCCGGCCATCGGCGCGGGTCTGGACCAGGCGCTCGAGGAACGCCCCGCCGACGCGGTGGCCTTCGTGATCAGCACGCTGATCGACGAGGTGCACGCGGGCGGGGAGACGATCGTGGTGGTGATCGAGGACTGGCATCGCATCACCGATCCCGGCGCCCACCGCGCGATGGCGGCGCTGCTGGACAACGGCTGCCATCACCTGCGGTTCGTGGTGACCAGCCGGGACCAGTCCGGGCTGCCGGTGAACTCGATGCGGGTGCACGACGAGCTGGTGGAGATCGGTTCGGCGCAGCTGCGGCTGACCCGCGCCGAGACCGGGCAGATCCTGGTGGAACGCAACGGCTTCGAGCTCACCGACAAGCAGGTCGAGCAGATCCACCGGGTGACCGACGGCTGGCCGGCCGCGGTGCAGCTGGTCAGCCTGGCGTTGCGCGGCAACCCCGACCCGCAGCGGCTGATCTCCGCGCTGCCCGAAGGCGGCCACGGTATTCGCGAGTATCTGGCCGAGAACGTCCTGGACACGCTCGAACCGCGGATGCTCGACTTCCTCACCGCGATCTCGGTGACCGAGCGGGTCAACGCCTCGCTGGCGGCGGCGTTGTCCGAGGACAGTGAGGCCGAGCTGCTGCTGGCGCAGGCCGAGCAGCGCGAGCTGTTCCTGCGCCGCATCGAACACGACCCCGAGTGGTACCGGATGCAGCCGTTGTTCGCCGAGCACCTGCGCGCCCGGCTCGAGCGCACCGACGCGGCGCAGCTGCGGGCGCTGCACCGCAAGGCGTCCCGCTGGTACGCCGAGCACCAGTTCCTGCGCAAGTCGGTGGACCACGCGCTCGCCGCCACCGATCTCAAGCTGGCGCTGGATCTCGTCGAGGGCGGCGGCATGGACCTCATCGACGGCTCCCGGCTGGCCACGCTGCTCGGCACCGTCTCGAAACTGCCGGTGCAGCAGGTGACCTCGCGCTCCAAGTTGCTGATGGCGGTGGCCAGGGCGAATGTCAACCTGCAGCAGTCCGGCGCGGCCCGCAGCGCCCTCGGCAAGCTCACCAACATGCTGCCCGGCGGCAGCGGCGAGGACGAGACGAACCGGCAACGCTGCGAGGCCGCGGTGCTCGCGGCGGCCGACGCGGTCACCCGCGATCAGACCGACGGCGTGCTCGACCAGGTGGCCGACTGCCTGGACAATCCCGACGACCTGCCCGCCTGGACCGTCTCCACCGCGGCGAACGTGGTCTCCTACGTGCGGTTGTGCACGTTCGACTTCGACGGTGCGCGGCAGATCCAGGAGTGGGCCCAGCCCTATCACGAGAAGTCCAAGGATCCGCTGGGGACGGTGTTCGGATTGTGCGCGCAGGGCGCGGCCGCCTACGAACAGCTCGACATCCCCGGGGCGAACGATTATTTCGAGCGGGCGTGGGAGGTCGCGCACAGCCGGGCGGGTCCGCGTTCCCACGGCGTGCGGGTGGCCTCGGCGATGCTGGGCGAGTTGACGTACCGGGCGGGTGATCTCGCCACCGCGGACCGGTTGCTCGACGAGAGCCACCAGCTGGTGACCAGGGTCGGCACCGTCGACTTCCTGCTGGCGACCTTCGTGACCGGCGCGCGGGTCAAGGCCGTGCGCGGTGATCTCGCGACGGCGGCGGCGCGGCTCGAGGAGGGCGAGCGCATCGCCCGCGAGTACGAGCTGCCCCGCCTCGCCGCGCACGTGCGCGCCGAACGGCTGCGCCTCGGACTTCCGGTGGAGCCCGCGACCGAGAGCGGGCCGGGGCCCGGCCTGCGCCGGGCCACCGGGGTGGCGGCGCTGATCGCCGAGGCCGAGGAGACCGCGGCCGTGCGCGCGATGCTGGCCGCGCGCCCCTCGCACACCGACGACGCGCCGGTGCGGCGAGCCCGCGCGCTCTACGGGCGCACCACCGAGCAGGGTCGCCCGCGCGCCGAACTCGACACCGCGCTGCTGCTGGCCGAGACCCTGGCCGCGTCGGGCTGGGTGGGGGAGGCCACGGCCATGCTCGTGCCCGCCGCCCAGGTGTGCGCGCGGCTGGGCTGGCCACGGCCGCTGCTCGACGCCGGACCCCGCGTGGTCGCGATCCTGCGGGTACTCCGCGGTGAACTGCACCTGAGCCCCGAGAACGCGGATGAGACGCGACTCCCCACCCACTTCCTCGACGAGGTGCTCGGCTGA
- a CDS encoding 3-hydroxyacyl-CoA dehydrogenase NAD-binding domain-containing protein codes for MSETNMIGWEKDSDGIVVLTMDDPNQGANTMNELYKKSMTATVDRLEAEKDDITGVVLTSAKKTFFAGGDLKNMMKVGPDDAQALMAELTEIKSALRRLEQLGKPVVAAINGAALGGGLEIALATHHRIAADVPGSQIGLPEVTLGLLPAGGGIIRTVRMLGLQNALMQVLLQGQRNKPAKAKEIGLVDELVGSIEELVPAAKAWIKANPDAGVQPWDKKGFKIPGGTPASPGFAANLPAFPANLRKQLKGANMPAPRAIMAAAVEGSQVDIDNASLIESRYFVHLLTGPVAKNMIQAFFFDLQAINNGGSRPKDVPKREIKKVGVLGAGMMGAGIAYVSAKAGYEVVLKDVSLEAAERGKGYSEKIEAKALSRGKTTEEKSKALLDRIKPTADAADFAGVDFVIEAVFENTELKHKVFQEIEDIVTPDALLGSNTSTLPITGLATGVKRQEDFIGIHFFSPVDKMPLVEIIKGEKTSDEALARVYDYTLAIKKTPIVVNDSRGFFTSRVIGTFVNEAIAMLGEGIEPATIEQAGSQAGYPAPPLQLSDELNMKLMLKIAKETEEAIKAGDTKLGTERHPAIDVIEWMVGEGRPGRLEKAGFYEYDENGKRLGLWQGLREHFKTTAGFDVPLQDLIDRMLFAEAIETQKCFDEGVLETTADANIGSIFGIGFPAWTGGVHQFIVGYPGGQEAFVARADELAEKYGQRFQVPASLRK; via the coding sequence GTGAGCGAAACCAACATGATCGGTTGGGAGAAGGATTCGGACGGCATCGTCGTACTGACGATGGACGACCCGAACCAGGGCGCCAACACGATGAACGAGCTGTACAAGAAGTCGATGACGGCGACCGTCGACCGGCTGGAGGCCGAGAAGGACGACATCACCGGTGTCGTGCTGACCTCGGCGAAGAAGACCTTCTTCGCCGGTGGCGACCTGAAGAACATGATGAAGGTCGGCCCGGACGACGCGCAGGCGCTGATGGCCGAGCTGACCGAGATCAAGTCGGCGCTGCGCCGGCTCGAGCAGCTCGGCAAGCCGGTCGTGGCCGCCATCAACGGCGCCGCGCTGGGCGGCGGCCTGGAGATCGCGCTGGCGACCCACCACCGCATCGCCGCGGACGTGCCGGGCTCGCAGATCGGCCTGCCCGAGGTGACCCTCGGCCTGCTGCCCGCCGGTGGCGGCATCATCCGCACCGTGCGCATGCTCGGCCTGCAGAACGCCCTCATGCAGGTGCTGCTGCAGGGCCAGCGCAACAAGCCGGCCAAGGCCAAGGAGATCGGCCTGGTCGACGAGCTGGTCGGCTCGATCGAGGAGCTGGTGCCCGCCGCCAAGGCGTGGATCAAGGCCAACCCCGACGCCGGTGTGCAGCCGTGGGACAAGAAGGGCTTCAAGATCCCCGGCGGCACCCCCGCCAGCCCCGGCTTCGCGGCCAACCTGCCCGCCTTCCCGGCCAACCTGCGCAAGCAGCTCAAGGGCGCCAACATGCCCGCCCCGCGCGCCATCATGGCGGCCGCGGTGGAGGGTTCGCAGGTCGACATCGACAACGCGTCGCTGATCGAGTCGCGCTACTTCGTGCACCTGCTCACCGGCCCGGTCGCGAAGAACATGATCCAGGCGTTCTTCTTCGACCTGCAGGCGATCAACAACGGCGGTTCGCGTCCCAAGGACGTGCCCAAGCGGGAAATCAAGAAGGTCGGCGTGCTCGGCGCGGGCATGATGGGCGCGGGCATCGCCTACGTCTCGGCCAAGGCCGGCTACGAGGTCGTGCTCAAGGACGTCTCGCTGGAGGCGGCCGAGCGCGGCAAGGGCTACTCGGAGAAGATCGAGGCCAAGGCCCTCTCCCGTGGCAAGACCACCGAGGAGAAGTCCAAGGCGCTGCTGGACCGGATCAAGCCGACCGCGGACGCGGCCGACTTCGCCGGTGTCGACTTCGTCATCGAGGCCGTCTTCGAGAACACCGAGCTCAAGCACAAGGTGTTCCAGGAGATCGAGGACATCGTCACCCCCGACGCCCTGCTGGGCTCCAACACCTCCACCCTGCCGATCACCGGTCTGGCGACCGGCGTGAAGCGCCAGGAGGACTTCATCGGCATCCACTTCTTCTCGCCGGTCGACAAGATGCCGCTGGTGGAGATCATCAAGGGTGAGAAGACCTCCGACGAGGCGCTGGCCCGGGTGTACGACTACACCCTCGCCATCAAGAAGACCCCGATCGTCGTCAACGACAGCCGTGGCTTCTTCACCTCGCGCGTGATCGGCACCTTCGTCAACGAGGCGATCGCCATGCTGGGCGAGGGCATCGAGCCCGCGACCATCGAGCAGGCCGGTTCGCAGGCGGGCTACCCGGCGCCGCCGCTGCAGCTGTCCGACGAGCTCAACATGAAGCTCATGCTCAAGATCGCCAAGGAGACCGAGGAAGCGATCAAGGCGGGCGACACCAAGCTGGGCACCGAGCGGCACCCGGCCATCGACGTCATCGAGTGGATGGTCGGCGAGGGTCGTCCGGGCCGCCTGGAGAAGGCCGGCTTCTACGAGTACGACGAGAACGGCAAGCGCCTCGGCCTGTGGCAGGGCCTGCGCGAGCACTTCAAGACCACCGCCGGTTTCGACGTGCCGTTGCAGGATCTGATCGACCGCATGCTGTTCGCGGAGGCGATCGAGACCCAGAAGTGCTTCGACGAGGGTGTGCTGGAGACCACCGCCGACGCCAACATCGGCTCGATCTTCGGCATCGGCTTCCCGGCCTGGACCGGTGGTGTGCACCAGTTCATCGTCGGCTACCCGGGCGGCCAGGAGGCCTTCGTGGCCCGCGCGGACGAGCTGGCCGAGAAGTACGGCCAGCGCTTCCAGGTGCCCGCGTCGCTGCGTAAGTAG
- a CDS encoding acetyl-CoA C-acetyltransferase, whose product MTTEAYIYEAIRTPRGRGKKNGSLHSVKPIDLTVGLIQELRSRFPNLDEDRISDVILGVVAPVGDQGADIARTAVTVAGLPDTVGGFQLNRFCASGLEAVNLAAQKVRSGFDDLVIAGGVESMSRVPMGSDGGAWALDPATNYDTYFVPQGVSADLIATIEGFSREDVDAYAVRSQELAAKATTGGYFAKSIVPVKDQNGLVVLDRDEHMRPGTTLEDLAKLQPSFAMIGEMGGFDAVALQKYHFVEKINHVHHGGNSSGIVDGAALVLVGSEEAGKASGLTPRARVVATATSGADSTIMLTGPTPAAKKVLAKAGLTLDDIDLVEINEAFASVVLKFQKDLNIPDEKLNVNGGAIAMGHPLGATGAMITGTMVDELERRNGRYALITLCIGGGMGVATIIERV is encoded by the coding sequence ATGACCACAGAGGCCTACATTTACGAGGCCATCCGCACTCCGCGCGGCCGCGGCAAGAAGAACGGTTCGCTGCACTCGGTCAAGCCGATCGATCTGACTGTTGGTCTGATCCAGGAGCTGCGCAGCCGCTTCCCCAACCTCGACGAGGACCGGATCTCGGACGTGATCCTCGGTGTGGTCGCGCCGGTGGGTGACCAGGGCGCCGACATCGCGCGCACCGCCGTCACCGTCGCCGGCCTGCCCGACACCGTGGGCGGTTTCCAGCTGAACCGCTTCTGCGCCTCGGGTCTGGAAGCGGTCAACCTCGCCGCCCAGAAGGTGCGCTCCGGCTTCGACGACCTCGTCATCGCCGGTGGTGTCGAGTCCATGTCCCGCGTGCCGATGGGCTCCGACGGTGGCGCCTGGGCGCTGGACCCGGCCACCAACTACGACACCTACTTCGTGCCGCAGGGTGTCTCCGCCGACCTGATCGCCACCATCGAGGGCTTCAGCCGCGAGGACGTCGACGCCTACGCGGTGCGCTCGCAGGAGCTGGCCGCCAAGGCCACCACCGGCGGCTACTTCGCCAAGTCGATCGTTCCGGTCAAGGATCAGAACGGCCTGGTCGTGCTGGACCGCGACGAGCACATGCGGCCCGGCACCACCCTCGAGGACCTGGCCAAGCTGCAGCCCTCCTTCGCCATGATCGGTGAGATGGGCGGCTTCGACGCGGTGGCGCTGCAGAAGTACCACTTCGTGGAGAAGATCAACCACGTCCACCACGGCGGCAACAGCTCGGGCATCGTCGACGGCGCCGCGCTGGTGCTGGTCGGCTCGGAAGAGGCGGGCAAGGCCTCCGGCCTGACCCCGCGCGCCCGCGTCGTCGCGACCGCCACCAGTGGCGCCGACTCCACCATCATGCTGACCGGCCCCACGCCGGCCGCCAAGAAGGTGCTCGCCAAGGCGGGCCTGACGCTGGACGACATCGACCTGGTCGAGATCAACGAGGCGTTCGCCTCCGTGGTGCTCAAGTTCCAGAAGGACCTGAACATCCCGGACGAGAAGCTGAACGTCAACGGTGGCGCCATCGCGATGGGCCACCCGCTGGGCGCCACCGGCGCCATGATCACCGGCACCATGGTCGACGAGCTGGAGCGTCGCAACGGCCGCTACGCGCTGATCACCCTGTGCATCGGCGGCGGCATGGGCGTGGCCACCATCATCGAGCGGGTCTGA
- a CDS encoding DNA polymerase III subunit gamma and tau, whose protein sequence is MALYRKYRPATFAEVVGQEHVTEPLSTALDTGRINHAYLFSGPRGCGKTSSARILARSLNCEQGPTSTPCGVCASCVALAPGGPGNLDVIELDAASHGGVDDTRELRDRAFYAPAESRYRVFIVDEAHMVTTAGFNALLKIVEEPPAHLIFIFATTEPDKVLPTIRSRTHHYPFRLLPPATMRGLLGRICEQEHVTVEEAVYPLVIRAGGGSPRDSLSVLDQLLAGAGPKGVTYHRAVALLGVTDVALIDDAVQALADDDGAALFGTVDRVMEAGHDPRRFAVDLLERFRDLILLRAVPDAVERGLVAGPEDVLDRMREQAERIGPATLTRYAELLHEGLGEMRGATAPRLLLEVVCARMLLPAVSDAESATLQRLERLERGMAGGVFTPPTAPDPSGEAGPAVPRPGNEPPRRRGAEALAALKQSKAKDDERRPGDAEPNPPASAGTGESGQPEAAVDGGGPGTTAGPADEQRRAVDEPSPDITGDARAVRPEAARAPATADAPPANGPAADPPPDVTGPRAAGDGDSRAAGPEAGRTIPAQPRGAADPAPEIHEAQEVPPADRPSEPAATPRDDDLLRAVEGAWADIRAKVREYSATMQAMLSGASVARIEGSAIVFAHPSPVLAGRLSEPRNIDAVRAAVRAVLGHDHEIRWESGAAVKPAPAANRGKAGGAPANRGGQVRGQGAARFSRPSQAGGAAAEAAGRAKRSAPSGDDDIPPPDYPDLPDDPGPGDYPPPDPVQTDGADGGYPPAAVPGPLTAEEEQEMLAEAARPVAPEDRRDPDEVALELLRAELGATRLDG, encoded by the coding sequence GTGGCTCTGTACCGGAAGTACCGACCGGCAACCTTCGCTGAGGTGGTGGGGCAGGAACACGTCACCGAACCGCTCAGCACCGCACTCGACACCGGCCGCATCAACCACGCGTACCTGTTCTCGGGTCCGCGCGGCTGCGGCAAGACGTCCTCGGCGCGGATCCTCGCGCGCTCGCTGAACTGCGAGCAGGGCCCCACCTCGACGCCGTGCGGGGTGTGCGCGTCCTGTGTGGCACTGGCGCCGGGCGGGCCGGGCAACCTGGACGTCATCGAACTCGACGCCGCGAGCCACGGCGGCGTCGACGACACCCGCGAGCTGCGCGACCGGGCCTTCTACGCGCCCGCCGAATCCCGCTACCGGGTGTTCATCGTCGACGAGGCGCACATGGTGACCACCGCGGGCTTCAACGCACTGCTGAAGATCGTGGAGGAGCCGCCCGCGCACCTGATCTTCATCTTCGCCACCACCGAGCCCGACAAGGTGCTGCCGACGATCCGCTCGCGGACGCATCACTATCCGTTCCGGTTGCTGCCGCCCGCCACCATGCGCGGACTGCTCGGGCGCATCTGCGAGCAGGAGCACGTCACCGTCGAGGAGGCGGTGTATCCGCTGGTCATCCGTGCCGGTGGCGGTTCGCCGCGCGACAGCCTCAGCGTGCTCGACCAGCTGCTGGCGGGCGCGGGACCAAAGGGCGTCACCTATCACCGCGCGGTGGCGTTGCTCGGCGTCACCGACGTCGCGCTGATCGACGACGCGGTGCAGGCGCTGGCCGACGACGACGGCGCCGCCCTGTTCGGCACGGTGGATCGGGTGATGGAGGCCGGGCACGATCCGCGCCGCTTCGCCGTCGACCTGCTCGAGCGCTTCCGTGATCTCATCCTGCTGCGCGCGGTGCCCGACGCGGTGGAACGCGGCCTGGTCGCCGGCCCCGAGGACGTGCTCGACCGGATGCGCGAGCAGGCCGAGCGGATCGGCCCGGCCACCCTGACCCGCTATGCCGAACTGCTGCACGAGGGGCTGGGCGAGATGCGCGGCGCCACCGCGCCCCGCCTGCTGCTCGAGGTCGTGTGCGCGCGGATGTTGCTGCCCGCCGTCTCCGACGCCGAATCCGCGACCTTGCAGCGACTGGAACGTCTCGAGCGCGGCATGGCGGGCGGTGTGTTCACCCCGCCCACGGCCCCCGATCCGAGCGGGGAGGCCGGCCCCGCGGTCCCGCGCCCCGGCAACGAGCCGCCGCGCCGGCGCGGTGCCGAGGCGCTCGCGGCATTGAAGCAGAGCAAGGCCAAAGACGACGAGCGGCGGCCGGGCGATGCCGAGCCGAATCCACCGGCGAGTGCCGGAACCGGGGAGTCCGGGCAACCGGAGGCCGCGGTCGACGGCGGTGGTCCTGGCACCACGGCAGGCCCGGCCGACGAGCAGCGGCGAGCCGTCGACGAGCCGTCGCCGGACATCACCGGCGATGCGCGCGCGGTTCGCCCGGAGGCGGCCCGCGCACCCGCGACCGCCGATGCGCCGCCGGCCAACGGTCCGGCCGCCGACCCGCCGCCGGATGTCACCGGCCCCCGTGCGGCCGGTGACGGCGACAGCCGGGCAGCCGGCCCCGAGGCGGGCCGGACAATACCCGCCCAGCCGCGCGGGGCTGCCGATCCGGCTCCGGAAATCCATGAGGCACAAGAGGTTCCGCCGGCCGATCGGCCCTCCGAACCGGCCGCGACACCCCGGGACGACGACCTGCTGCGTGCCGTCGAAGGGGCGTGGGCCGACATCCGCGCGAAGGTGCGCGAGTACAGCGCGACGATGCAGGCGATGCTCTCCGGCGCTTCGGTGGCGCGCATCGAGGGGTCGGCGATCGTGTTCGCTCATCCGTCGCCGGTGCTGGCCGGACGGTTGTCCGAGCCGCGCAACATCGACGCGGTCCGCGCGGCGGTGCGGGCGGTGCTCGGACACGATCACGAGATTCGCTGGGAGAGCGGTGCGGCGGTGAAGCCCGCACCCGCGGCGAACCGGGGCAAGGCGGGCGGTGCACCCGCGAACCGCGGGGGACAGGTGCGTGGTCAGGGTGCCGCGCGGTTCTCCCGACCCAGCCAGGCCGGCGGCGCGGCGGCGGAGGCCGCGGGCCGGGCGAAGCGCTCCGCGCCAAGCGGTGACGACGATATTCCCCCGCCCGACTACCCCGACCTACCCGACGATCCAGGGCCGGGGGACTATCCGCCGCCCGATCCGGTGCAGACCGACGGCGCCGACGGCGGCTATCCACCCGCGGCGGTGCCCGGTCCGCTCACCGCCGAGGAGGAGCAGGAGATGCTGGCCGAGGCGGCCCGGCCGGTCGCCCCGGAGGACCGGCGTGACCCCGACGAGGTCGCCCTGGAATTGCTCCGCGCTGAGCTCGGTGCCACACGGCTGGACGGTTGA